A single window of Flavobacteriales bacterium DNA harbors:
- a CDS encoding (4Fe-4S)-binding protein produces the protein MKKFYHKEDITIQWDPTLCIHSGICARGLPSVFRPGERPWVTTEHAGKEDIIKQVRKCPSGALTLINHGKQER, from the coding sequence ATGAAAAAATTCTATCATAAGGAAGACATCACCATTCAATGGGATCCTACGCTATGTATACATAGCGGCATATGCGCCCGTGGCCTTCCGTCGGTGTTCAGGCCGGGAGAACGCCCCTGGGTCACAACTGAACATGCCGGCAAGGAAGACATCATAAAACAAGTAAGAAAATGCCCTTCAGGGGCCTTAACCCTCATCAATCATGGAAAACAAGAAAGGTAA
- a CDS encoding rhodanese-like domain-containing protein, whose amino-acid sequence MGILNMLFGGGGASEKVQEMLANGAVVIDVRSVDEYRGGHVAGSRNIPLHTLEGHVEKIKKLNKPVVVCCASGMRSGQAASLLRRHGVECENGGGWHQVNAML is encoded by the coding sequence ATGGGAATTCTTAATATGTTGTTCGGAGGCGGTGGTGCTTCTGAAAAGGTGCAGGAAATGCTGGCCAATGGTGCCGTGGTTATTGATGTTCGCAGTGTGGATGAGTACAGGGGTGGGCATGTGGCCGGCTCCAGGAACATTCCATTACATACGTTGGAAGGGCATGTGGAAAAGATCAAGAAACTTAACAAGCCGGTGGTGGTGTGCTGTGCATCGGGCATGCGCAGTGGTCAGGCAGCATCCCTGTTGCGTCGCCACGGTGTGGAATGTGAGAACGGTGGCGGATGGCATCAGGTGAATGCGATGTTGTGA
- a CDS encoding MBL fold metallo-hydrolase: protein MTIHQFYDKNLAHASYAILSNGEVALVDPGRDPQPYYTFAQNHGAKITKVFETHPHADFVSSHFQIHKEKGAGIYVHQDLGAGYPHIKVGDGEVVPLGAVTIRVLYTPGHSPDSISLVAVNEAGKDEAVFTGDSLFIGDCGRPDLRENAGNLTARREELARMMYHTLHHRFLKLGDDVKVYPAHGAGSLCGKNLSDQLSSTIGVERVSNWSMQEMSEDDFVKALLEGQPFIPKYFGYDVRLNKDGAPDLKPDFAWIPVVAYQPGWKPDVLVVDARPASKFRSGHMPGALNVPYSATDKFETWVGAVVAPDEKFYLVVEEESSRKAALARLASIGYDALVKGVMVVSEMEGVISSELEHDAFEDAYGNYVIIDIRQEGEHAAGPVFSHAVNIPLSELRERVKEVNGEAPVVVHCAGGYRSAIGTSILERAFPGRHVYDLGNRIKTWMERMPLSA from the coding sequence ATGACCATACATCAATTTTACGATAAGAACCTGGCACATGCTTCCTACGCCATTTTGAGCAATGGAGAAGTGGCGTTGGTTGATCCGGGCCGCGATCCGCAACCGTACTATACATTCGCTCAGAATCATGGTGCGAAGATCACCAAGGTTTTTGAAACGCATCCACATGCTGATTTTGTAAGCAGTCACTTTCAGATCCACAAAGAGAAAGGAGCTGGCATTTATGTTCATCAGGATCTTGGGGCGGGATATCCGCACATCAAGGTTGGCGATGGGGAAGTGGTTCCCCTGGGAGCAGTCACAATACGGGTATTATACACACCCGGTCATTCCCCGGACAGCATCAGCCTGGTGGCAGTGAATGAGGCAGGAAAAGACGAGGCGGTGTTTACCGGCGACTCTTTGTTCATTGGAGATTGTGGTCGTCCCGACCTGCGCGAGAATGCCGGGAATCTTACCGCCCGGAGGGAAGAATTGGCCCGCATGATGTACCATACCCTGCACCATCGTTTTCTGAAACTTGGCGATGATGTGAAAGTTTATCCGGCACATGGGGCGGGTTCATTGTGCGGCAAGAACCTGAGCGATCAATTGAGCAGCACCATCGGAGTGGAACGTGTTTCCAACTGGTCCATGCAGGAAATGAGTGAGGATGATTTTGTCAAGGCTTTGCTGGAAGGACAACCGTTCATTCCGAAATACTTCGGGTATGATGTGCGCCTGAATAAAGATGGTGCCCCGGATCTGAAGCCTGATTTCGCCTGGATTCCCGTGGTTGCATATCAGCCTGGATGGAAGCCGGATGTATTGGTGGTGGATGCCAGGCCCGCATCGAAATTCAGATCGGGCCACATGCCGGGGGCATTGAACGTGCCTTACAGTGCAACCGACAAGTTTGAAACATGGGTCGGAGCGGTGGTGGCCCCCGACGAAAAGTTCTACCTTGTTGTTGAGGAAGAATCGTCCCGGAAGGCAGCATTGGCAAGGCTGGCGTCTATCGGATATGACGCCCTGGTAAAAGGCGTGATGGTGGTATCGGAGATGGAGGGTGTCATTTCGAGCGAGTTGGAACACGATGCTTTTGAAGATGCATATGGCAACTATGTCATAATAGACATACGCCAGGAAGGTGAACACGCTGCCGGTCCTGTATTCTCGCATGCGGTGAACATACCCTTGTCGGAACTCAGGGAAAGGGTGAAGGAAGTCAATGGTGAAGCGCCGGTGGTGGTGCATTGTGCCGGTGGCTACAGGTCGGCCATCGGGACGAGTATCCTGGAGCGGGCTTTTCCGGGGCGCCATGTGTATGACCTGGGTAATCGCATTAAGACATGGATGGAGCGAATGCCATTATCCGCTTGA
- a CDS encoding VOC family protein, whose amino-acid sequence MENKKGKATGIGGIFFKCENPDEMKKWYGDHLRLNVNEYGSLFEFRSARNPEKKEYLQWSPFKKDTTYFQPSEKEFMLNYRVENIEALVEELRQNGVTICDEIESYSYGKFVHILDPENNKIELWEPVDEVFTETQEGQTTQS is encoded by the coding sequence ATGGAAAACAAGAAAGGTAAAGCAACCGGTATCGGTGGCATTTTTTTCAAGTGCGAAAATCCGGATGAAATGAAAAAATGGTACGGCGATCATTTGCGGCTGAATGTGAATGAATACGGATCACTCTTTGAATTCAGATCCGCCCGTAACCCCGAGAAGAAAGAATACCTGCAATGGAGTCCCTTCAAAAAAGACACCACCTACTTCCAGCCTTCGGAAAAAGAATTCATGCTGAACTACCGGGTGGAAAACATCGAAGCGCTGGTAGAAGAACTCCGGCAAAACGGTGTAACGATCTGCGATGAAATCGAGTCGTACTCATACGGAAAATTCGTACATATACTGGATCCCGAAAACAATAAAATCGAATTATGGGAACCGGTTGACGAAGTATTTACAGAAACACAGGAAGGACAAACGACACAGTCCTAA
- the trxA gene encoding thioredoxin, whose protein sequence is MATFNELIKGSQPVLVDFYATWCGPCKMMAPILDDLKAQMGDRLTILKVDVDKNPQAAMAYGVQGVPTLILFREGQVRWKQSGVMPAGQLRQVIEAHAA, encoded by the coding sequence ATGGCAACTTTCAATGAACTGATCAAGGGATCACAACCGGTATTGGTGGATTTTTATGCCACATGGTGCGGACCATGCAAGATGATGGCACCCATCCTGGATGATCTGAAGGCTCAGATGGGTGACCGGTTGACGATCCTGAAAGTGGATGTGGATAAAAATCCGCAAGCAGCCATGGCTTATGGTGTGCAGGGTGTTCCGACGCTGATTCTCTTTCGGGAGGGGCAAGTGCGTTGGAAACAATCAGGTGTGATGCCTGCCGGACAACTCCGGCAGGTCATCGAAGCACATGCTGCGTGA